From a single Pseudomonas serboccidentalis genomic region:
- the trxC gene encoding thioredoxin TrxC, protein MTSPLLIPCPSCNGLNRIPAERLADQPKCGRCKSDVLLSKPFDLKQGDYASQIKGDLPLLVDVWADWCGPCKSFAPVFEQAAAQLAGKCRLAKLDSEANQQLSAQLGIRSIPSLILFRNGREVARQSGAFPLPQLMAWLRSQGI, encoded by the coding sequence ATGACCAGCCCACTCCTTATCCCCTGCCCTTCCTGCAACGGCCTCAACCGCATCCCGGCCGAGCGCCTCGCGGACCAGCCTAAATGCGGGCGCTGCAAATCCGACGTGCTGTTGAGCAAGCCGTTCGACCTCAAGCAAGGCGACTACGCCAGCCAGATCAAGGGTGATCTGCCGCTGTTGGTGGACGTGTGGGCGGACTGGTGCGGGCCGTGCAAGTCGTTTGCGCCGGTGTTCGAGCAGGCGGCGGCGCAACTGGCGGGCAAATGCCGACTGGCCAAGCTCGATAGCGAGGCCAATCAGCAGTTGTCGGCGCAGTTGGGGATTCGTTCGATACCGAGCCTGATTTTGTTCAGGAATGGGCGGGAAGTGGCGCGCCAGAGCGGGGCGTTTCCGTTGCCACAGTTGATGGCGTGGCTGCGTAGCCAGGGCATCTGA
- the selO gene encoding protein adenylyltransferase SelO — MKALDELTFDNRFARLGDAFCAHVLPEPIDNPRLVVASPAALALLDLDPATAQTQEFAELFGGHKLWADAEPRAMVYSGHQFGGYTPQLGDGRGLLLGEVYNNAGEHWDLHLKGAGQTPFSRMGDGRAVLRSSIREFLASEALHALNIPSSRAACVIGSDTPVWREKQERAAMVLRLAPSHIRFGHFEYFYYTKRPEQQKQLGEHVLAMHFPECLEQPEPHLAMFREIVERNAELIAKWQAYGFCHGVMNTDNMSILGITFDFGPFAFLDDFDANFICNHSDDQGRYSFSNQVPIGQWNLSALAQALTPFISVEALRETLGLYLPLFQAHYLDLMRRRLGLTTAEEDDQQLVENLLQLMQNSGVDYTLFFRRLGEDSAEQAVARLRDDFVDMKGFDAWGERYVARVARDGDADQAQRRTRMHAVNPLYILRNYLAQKAIDAAEQGDYSEVRRLHAVLSKPFDEQPGMEGYAERPPEWGKHLEISCSS; from the coding sequence TTGAAAGCCCTCGACGAACTGACCTTCGACAATCGCTTCGCCCGCCTGGGTGATGCGTTCTGCGCCCATGTGCTGCCCGAGCCGATCGACAACCCGCGTCTGGTCGTCGCCAGCCCGGCGGCGCTGGCCCTGCTCGATCTCGACCCGGCAACCGCGCAAACCCAGGAGTTTGCCGAACTGTTCGGCGGCCACAAGCTGTGGGCCGATGCCGAGCCTCGGGCGATGGTCTATTCCGGGCACCAGTTTGGCGGCTACACACCGCAACTGGGCGACGGTCGAGGCCTGTTGCTGGGCGAGGTCTACAACAACGCTGGCGAGCACTGGGACCTGCACCTCAAGGGCGCCGGGCAGACGCCGTTTTCGCGCATGGGTGATGGCCGCGCGGTGTTGCGCTCATCGATCCGTGAGTTCCTCGCCTCCGAAGCGCTGCACGCACTGAACATCCCGTCTTCACGAGCAGCCTGCGTGATCGGCTCCGACACCCCGGTGTGGCGCGAAAAGCAGGAACGCGCGGCGATGGTGCTGCGCCTGGCGCCGAGCCATATCCGCTTCGGCCACTTCGAATATTTCTACTACACCAAGCGTCCCGAGCAGCAGAAGCAGCTCGGCGAGCACGTGCTGGCGATGCATTTCCCCGAGTGTCTGGAACAACCGGAACCGCATCTGGCGATGTTCCGCGAAATCGTCGAGCGCAATGCCGAACTGATCGCCAAGTGGCAGGCCTACGGCTTCTGCCACGGGGTGATGAACACCGACAACATGTCGATCCTCGGCATCACCTTCGACTTCGGCCCGTTCGCCTTCCTTGACGATTTCGACGCCAATTTCATCTGCAACCACTCCGATGATCAGGGCCGTTACTCGTTCAGCAATCAGGTGCCGATCGGCCAGTGGAACCTCAGCGCCCTGGCCCAGGCCCTGACGCCGTTCATCAGCGTCGAAGCCCTGCGCGAAACCCTCGGTTTGTACCTGCCACTGTTCCAGGCGCACTACCTCGACCTGATGCGCCGTCGCCTCGGTCTCACCACGGCCGAAGAGGATGACCAGCAACTGGTGGAAAACCTGCTGCAACTGATGCAGAACAGCGGCGTTGATTACACGTTGTTCTTCCGTCGCCTCGGTGAAGATTCCGCCGAGCAGGCCGTCGCCCGTTTGCGCGACGATTTTGTCGACATGAAGGGCTTTGATGCCTGGGGCGAACGCTACGTCGCCCGGGTTGCCCGTGATGGCGACGCTGATCAGGCACAGCGCCGCACGCGGATGCATGCGGTCAATCCGTTGTACATCCTGCGCAATTATCTGGCGCAAAAAGCCATCGATGCGGCTGAGCAAGGCGATTACTCAGAGGTACGCCGGCTGCATGCGGTGCTGAGCAAGCCGTTCGACGAGCAACCGGGGATGGAGGGTTATGCCGAGCGGCCGCCGGAGTGGGGCAAGCATTTGGAAATTAGTTGTTCGTCGTGA